The genomic DNA CACAGGCGATCGATAGAGCCCAATACAAACGGGATCAGGCGGCCATCATCCTCAAAGTGACCGGCCGAGCCTTTGGTCGGGGCCGCCCAATGCCAGTGGTCATGAAATCAACCTTTGAGACAAGGCCGTCAGCCGAATCACACTAACGCTTTGCAGATTACAATCCCCTTATGACCATTGTGCAGCTCTCAACACTCTTGATCAATCAAATTGCTGCGGGCGAGGTCATTGAACGCCCTGCGAGCTGTGTCAAAGAGCTCGTTGAAAATGCTTTAGATGCTGGGGCCACGCGTATCGAGATTGCGTTGGAGCAGGGGGGGCGAAGGCTCATCCAGATTAGCGATGATGGTAATGGCATCAAGGCAGATGAATTACCATTGGCACTGACGGCACATGCCACCAGTAAGCTCTCATCAATCGAGGATCTCAACGCTATTGGCACACTGGGATTTCGCGGTGAAGCACTGGCATCGATTGCGGCAATTAGTCAGATGACCGTACAGTCGCGTGCTCGTGGTGCTGCGGAGGCAAGCAAAGTAACCGTTGAAGCAGGCAAGATTGAGAAAGTCATGCCTGCCGCAGCGCCGCAAGGAACGCAGGTGACTGTGCGTAATTTATTTTTTAATACGCCAGCGCGTGGTGCCTTTCTTAAGACCGATCAAACAGAAGCTCGCCGCTGTGTTCAGGCAGTGCGAGATGCAGCAGCGACACGGGCTGATGTAGCGTTCTCTGTATCAGTTGACGATCGTGCCGTTCTCAGTTTGTCTGGCGATGTCAAACCAGCTGATCGTGCTTGTGAAATCTTAGGGCGTGAGACCCGCGATGAGCTGCTTGAAGTTGATGAACGTATTGGTGACGTACGAGTTTGGGGACTCATTGGACGTCCTGGTTTAGCGAGAGCGACCACACAGCATCAACATCTTTATCTCAATGGGCGCCCAATTGTTGATCGTGCTGTCACGCACGCTGTACGCGAAGCCTATCGTGGGCTTATTGAACCAAATCGTCATCCAATGCTTCTGATTGAGTTGCAAGTTGATCCAGCCCAAGTTGATGTCAACGTGCATCCCACCAAGTCACAAGTGCGTTTTCGTGATGGTGGTGCGGTCCATCGAGCAGTTCGTAAGGCACTGAGTCATTGTCTTGCCGCTGCTGATCTGACGCCGCAGCTCGACC from Phycisphaerales bacterium includes the following:
- the mutL gene encoding DNA mismatch repair endonuclease MutL; its protein translation is MTIVQLSTLLINQIAAGEVIERPASCVKELVENALDAGATRIEIALEQGGRRLIQISDDGNGIKADELPLALTAHATSKLSSIEDLNAIGTLGFRGEALASIAAISQMTVQSRARGAAEASKVTVEAGKIEKVMPAAAPQGTQVTVRNLFFNTPARGAFLKTDQTEARRCVQAVRDAAATRADVAFSVSVDDRAVLSLSGDVKPADRACEILGRETRDELLEVDERIGDVRVWGLIGRPGLARATTQHQHLYLNGRPIVDRAVTHAVREAYRGLIEPNRHPMLLIELQVDPAQVDVNVHPTKSQVRFRDGGAVHRAVRKALSHCLAAADLTPQLDLKRAAGRAPQWSSGSGGASIGRPPVIDDRAAAGSFDAQQVASHLDAAHILAPASHGTTDQKQSASVDALPGGVRAVKVLQLHRTYLVVEDEAGMVVVDQHALHERVMFQQLMERINEGPLQSQRLLVPAVVEIKGDAAARVASLEQLFNRIGIEADVMGPETVAVHAFPTLLFERRVDPVAFMTELLDRSGEDDAAQSSEAALHEVVDMMACKAAIKAGDELSEKEMLGLIASLEETERSTRCPHGRPTLLRLSLDELEKQFGRTSTSHQ